From Pseudomonas sp. G.S.17, the proteins below share one genomic window:
- a CDS encoding ABC transporter substrate-binding protein — MNKNIVMASVFGLGLASAPFAQAASSLVFCSEGSPAGFDIAQYTSGTDNDAAEPIYNRLTEFEQGGTGVVPALATKWDVSQDGLVYTFHLREGVKFHSNAVFKPSRDFNADDVLFTFNRMLKPDHPFRVAYPTEFPYFSSMGLNKNIKSVEKTAPLTVVFTLNKVDAAFIQNVAMNFASILSAEYADQLLAAGNMRDINQQPIGTGPFVFQRYQKDSQIRYKGNKEFWDPSRVKIDQLIFAINTDASVRLQKLKKNECQVTLNPRPADVHALKEDKQLKVIEQAGFNLGYISYNVRHEPLGNLQVRQALDMAVNKQAIINAVYQGAGQLAVNAMPPTQWSYDDTIKDAGYNPEKAKELLRAAGIKEGTELTLWAMPVQRPYNPNAKLMAEMLQADWAKVGIKVKIVSYEWGEYLKRTKNGEHDISLIGWTGDNGDPDNWLGTLYSCASIGGNNYSMWCDEKYDALVKAAVATADKTQRIDLYKQAQQYLKQQVPITPIAHSTVNQPLRAEVQGFHVSPFGRNNFSGVSIAE, encoded by the coding sequence ATGAATAAAAATATCGTCATGGCGTCAGTGTTCGGGCTTGGCCTGGCCAGCGCACCGTTCGCCCAGGCCGCCAGCAGCCTGGTGTTCTGCTCTGAAGGCAGCCCCGCCGGTTTTGACATTGCCCAATACACTTCGGGCACCGACAACGATGCAGCCGAGCCGATCTATAACCGGCTCACCGAATTCGAACAAGGCGGCACCGGCGTGGTTCCGGCGCTGGCGACCAAGTGGGACGTCTCGCAAGACGGTCTGGTCTACACCTTTCACCTGCGCGAAGGGGTGAAATTCCATAGCAATGCCGTTTTCAAACCGAGCCGCGATTTCAATGCGGACGACGTGCTGTTCACCTTCAACCGCATGCTCAAGCCGGATCATCCATTTCGCGTTGCTTACCCGACCGAATTTCCGTACTTCAGCAGCATGGGCCTGAACAAGAACATCAAGTCCGTGGAGAAAACCGCTCCGCTGACCGTGGTCTTCACCCTCAACAAGGTCGATGCCGCTTTCATCCAGAACGTGGCGATGAACTTCGCGTCGATTCTGTCCGCCGAATACGCCGATCAACTGCTCGCTGCCGGCAATATGCGCGATATCAACCAGCAGCCAATCGGTACGGGGCCGTTCGTATTTCAGCGTTATCAGAAAGATTCGCAGATCCGCTACAAGGGCAACAAAGAGTTCTGGGACCCGAGCCGGGTCAAGATCGACCAGCTGATTTTTGCGATCAACACCGACGCTTCGGTGCGCCTGCAAAAGCTCAAGAAGAATGAATGCCAGGTGACGCTCAACCCACGTCCAGCCGACGTTCACGCGCTCAAGGAAGACAAACAACTGAAGGTCATCGAACAAGCTGGTTTCAATCTCGGCTATATCTCGTACAACGTGCGTCATGAACCGTTGGGCAACCTGCAAGTGCGTCAGGCGCTGGATATGGCCGTGAACAAACAGGCCATCATCAACGCCGTCTACCAGGGCGCGGGCCAGCTGGCCGTCAATGCCATGCCGCCGACCCAATGGTCTTACGACGACACCATCAAGGACGCGGGCTACAACCCGGAAAAAGCCAAAGAGCTGCTGCGCGCCGCTGGCATCAAGGAAGGCACCGAGCTGACCCTCTGGGCCATGCCGGTACAGCGTCCGTACAACCCGAACGCCAAGTTGATGGCTGAAATGCTCCAGGCCGATTGGGCCAAGGTCGGCATCAAGGTCAAGATCGTCAGCTATGAATGGGGCGAATACCTCAAGCGCACCAAGAACGGCGAACACGATATCTCGCTGATTGGCTGGACCGGCGACAACGGTGATCCGGATAACTGGCTCGGCACGCTGTACAGCTGCGCATCGATTGGCGGCAACAACTACTCGATGTGGTGCGACGAAAAATACGACGCCCTGGTCAAAGCCGCCGTTGCCACCGCCGACAAGACTCAGCGTATCGACCTGTACAAACAGGCGCAGCAGTACCTGAAGCAGCAAGTGCCGATCACGCCGATTGCACACTCAACGGTCAATCAGCCATTGCGCGCTGAAGTTCAGGGTTTCCACGTCAGTCCGTTCGGTCGCAACAACTTCTCCGGCGTCAGCATCGCCGAATAA